One window of the Leptospira koniambonensis genome contains the following:
- a CDS encoding ATP-binding cassette domain-containing protein, which produces MISVSGLSLNFGKKILFENVTVKFKENCRYGLIGANGSGKSTFMKILAGMEQAAAGSVAIDAGIKVGYLKQDHYEYENETVLNTVMMGNKELWEIAKERDEIYSKPEMSDEDGIRVSELEEAFGEMGGYEAESVAGELLEGLGIPTNIHSQTLSFLTGGFKLRVLLAQVLFQKPDVLLLDEPTNHLDIKTIHWLESFLLNYKGVVIVISHDRYFINSVASHICDLDYQTMTVYPGNYDEYMEASQAARERAQSDNKRAKEKIADLQEFVSRFSANAAKSKQATSRQKMIEKIKDNMAVIRPSSRLFPYIIFKMKRVLGKDVILADNISKSYEDRSIFKDFTINITKGEKIAIIGTNGVGKTTLLKTLMKQIEPDAGTVAFGDSVEASVFPQDHREGIGEDADSIIEWLYRYAPPGTEMEEIRAVLGRMLFSGDMAKKPTQVLSGGEKSRIILGKMIMAQDNLLALDEPTNHLDLESIESLNYALTKFEGTILFVSHDREFVSSIATRVLEVTTEGIRDFKGTYEDFLEREGQEFYKRLAGGPVLTEAE; this is translated from the coding sequence ATGATCAGCGTTTCTGGTTTATCTCTGAATTTCGGAAAGAAAATTCTTTTTGAAAACGTTACAGTTAAGTTTAAGGAAAACTGCAGATACGGTCTGATCGGAGCCAACGGTTCTGGTAAATCCACATTTATGAAAATCCTTGCTGGAATGGAACAAGCAGCTGCGGGTTCTGTTGCAATCGACGCAGGAATCAAAGTAGGTTACTTAAAGCAGGATCATTACGAATACGAAAACGAAACAGTATTAAACACTGTGATGATGGGGAATAAAGAACTCTGGGAAATCGCCAAAGAAAGAGACGAAATTTATTCCAAACCTGAGATGTCCGACGAGGACGGTATCCGAGTTTCCGAATTAGAGGAAGCTTTTGGAGAGATGGGCGGATACGAAGCGGAAAGTGTTGCGGGAGAATTATTAGAAGGTCTAGGAATTCCTACAAACATCCATAGCCAGACACTTTCATTTTTAACAGGCGGTTTTAAACTTAGAGTATTGCTTGCTCAGGTTCTATTCCAAAAACCAGATGTTCTCCTTTTGGATGAGCCTACCAACCACTTGGATATCAAGACTATTCACTGGTTGGAATCTTTTCTATTGAATTATAAGGGAGTTGTTATTGTTATCTCCCACGACCGTTACTTCATCAACTCTGTTGCTTCTCATATCTGTGACTTGGACTATCAGACTATGACTGTTTATCCCGGAAACTACGACGAGTATATGGAAGCTTCTCAAGCCGCGAGAGAAAGAGCTCAGTCGGATAATAAACGAGCAAAAGAGAAGATCGCGGATCTTCAGGAATTCGTTAGTAGATTTAGTGCTAACGCTGCAAAATCTAAACAGGCTACTTCTCGCCAAAAGATGATAGAGAAGATCAAAGATAATATGGCGGTGATCAGACCTTCTTCCAGGCTTTTTCCTTATATAATTTTCAAAATGAAAAGAGTTCTTGGTAAGGACGTAATCCTTGCGGACAATATCTCTAAGTCGTACGAAGATAGATCTATCTTTAAGGATTTTACGATCAATATCACCAAAGGTGAGAAGATCGCGATCATCGGAACAAACGGAGTCGGAAAAACAACTCTCTTAAAAACTTTGATGAAACAGATCGAGCCTGATGCAGGAACGGTTGCCTTTGGAGATTCCGTGGAGGCTTCTGTCTTCCCTCAGGATCATAGAGAAGGAATTGGAGAAGACGCTGATTCCATTATAGAATGGTTATATAGATATGCACCTCCAGGTACAGAAATGGAAGAGATCCGAGCTGTTCTGGGAAGAATGCTTTTCAGCGGGGACATGGCTAAAAAACCAACCCAAGTGCTTTCCGGAGGGGAAAAATCCAGGATCATTTTAGGAAAGATGATTATGGCTCAGGATAATCTTTTGGCTTTGGATGAACCTACAAACCACTTGGATTTGGAATCCATCGAATCTTTGAATTATGCTTTAACCAAGTTTGAAGGAACTATCTTATTTGTTTCTCACGATAGGGAATTTGTAAGTTCAATTGCAACTAGAGTTTTGGAAGTTACCACAGAAGGTATCAGAGACTTCAAAGGAACTTACGAAGACTTCTTAGAAAGAGAAGGCCAAGAATTTTACAAACGTTTGGCTGGTGGACCTGTGCTTACGGAAGCCGAGTAA
- a CDS encoding OmpA/MotB family protein, protein MKRNLGILTIVFVSISILSNCVSQSKYDALQAMYDEKARDLSNLEKDKSSLQRSVEDMKRIQEETERRIADYRSLLESFKGMIDSGKLKIRIVDGRMVVILSSDILFPPGSSSLSSKGIDAIKEVTGILSSLHGRRFQVEGHTDDVPTGIKGYSNWELASARALTVLHTMVKSGMPEEKISAASMGSSRPSVPNTSVENRTANRRIEIVIVPDLSNLPGIEELRKLSE, encoded by the coding sequence ATGAAAAGGAATCTGGGTATTCTTACCATAGTCTTTGTTTCTATTTCCATTCTGTCCAATTGTGTTTCTCAATCCAAATATGACGCCTTACAGGCAATGTACGATGAGAAGGCGAGAGATCTTTCCAATTTAGAAAAAGATAAGTCTTCTCTCCAAAGATCCGTAGAAGATATGAAAAGGATCCAAGAAGAAACGGAAAGAAGGATAGCTGATTACAGGAGTTTATTAGAAAGTTTTAAAGGAATGATCGATTCGGGAAAACTGAAGATCCGGATCGTAGATGGAAGAATGGTAGTAATACTTTCTTCTGATATATTATTCCCTCCTGGCTCATCAAGTTTATCATCCAAAGGAATAGATGCAATTAAAGAAGTCACAGGAATTCTATCATCTCTTCATGGAAGAAGATTCCAAGTAGAAGGTCATACAGACGATGTTCCTACTGGTATCAAAGGATATTCCAACTGGGAACTTGCATCTGCTAGAGCTTTGACAGTATTACATACAATGGTAAAATCCGGAATGCCTGAAGAGAAGATCAGTGCAGCTTCTATGGGATCATCTCGTCCTTCTGTCCCGAATACAAGCGTGGAGAATAGAACCGCTAATCGAAGGATAGAAATTGTAATCGTTCCGGACTTATCTAATCTACCGGGTATTGAAGAATTACGTAAACTGAGCGAATAG